A part of Anolis sagrei isolate rAnoSag1 chromosome 3, rAnoSag1.mat, whole genome shotgun sequence genomic DNA contains:
- the SCD gene encoding stearoyl-CoA desaturase, with product MPGLSSQEQLSPEFPTTTTFGHETQNGSIDKEKTHPIYDDLGSGRGMTDDIFDETYREKEGPKPVTIYVWRNIILMSLLHLAALYAICLIPSTKPLTLLWAFLCFILSGLGITAGAHRLWSHRSYKATLPLRIFLAVINSMAFQNDIYEWARDHRAHHKFSETDADPHNASRGFFFSHIGWLLVRKHPDVIEKGQKLTLADLKADKVVMFQRRFYKPSVVIMCFLIPSLVPWYYWGESYHNSFLIAAILRYTVILNATWLVNSAAHMYGNRPYDRHINPRQNHLVAFGALGEGFHNYHHTFPYDYATSEFGSRWNFTTVFIDSMCYLGLASDCKKVSKELILARKIRTGDGSHKTG from the exons ATGCCCGGATTGTCCTCCCAGGAGCAG CTTTCTCCAGAATTCCCTACCACTACTACCTTTGGTCATGAGACCCAAAATGGGTcaattgataaggagaagacccaTCCCATATATGACGACCTGGGATCTGGGAGAGGCATGACTGATGACATTTTTGATGAGACATACCGTGAGAAAGAAGGCCCCAAGCCTGTCACAATATATGTCTGGAGGAACATCATCCTTATGTCCCTGCTCCATTTGGCTGCACTCTATGCCATCTGTCTCATACCTTCCACAAAGCCTCTCACCTTGTTGTGGG CTTTTTTATGCTTCATCTTGAGTGGTCTAGGAATCACAGCTGGAGCGCATCGGCTTTGGAGTCACCGGTCTTACAAAGCTACCTTGCCTCTTCGAATATTCTTAGCTGTTATTAACTCCATGGCTTTCCAG AATGACATTTATGAATGGGCCAGAGACCATCGTGCCCACCACAAATTCTCTGAAACAGATGCAGATCCCCACAATGCAAGTCGGGGCTTTTTCTTTTCTCATATTGGCTGGTTGCTGGTACGAAAACACCCTGATGTCATAGAGAAGGGACAAAAGCTGACTCTCGCTGATCTGAAGGCTGATAAAGTTGTGATGTTCCAGAGAAG GTTTTATAAGCCATCTGTGGTGATCATGTGCTTCTTGATACCTTCGCTTGTGCCTTGGTACTACTGGGGAGAATCCTATCACAATAGCTTCTTAATAGCTGCCATCCTTCGCTACACAGTGATACTCAATGCCACCTGGTTGGTGAACAGCGCGGCCCACATGTATGGCAACCGGCCCTACGATCGACATATCAACCCCAGACAAAACCACTTGGTTGCATTTGGAGCCTTAG GTGAAGGCTTTCACAACTACCACCATACTTTCCCCTACGATTACGCAACGAGTGAATTTGGCTCACGGTGGAATTTCACTACAGTTTTCATTGATAGTATGTGTTACCTTGGCTTGGCGAGTGACTGTAAGAAAGTGTCCAAGGAGCTCATCTTGGCCCGTAAAATTCGGACTGGAGATGGTAGTCACAAGACTGGTTGA